The following coding sequences lie in one Enterococcus sp. 9E7_DIV0242 genomic window:
- a CDS encoding MerR family transcriptional regulator, whose product MNQQTFSAEQAAQLVGTSKAALRFYEQNEIIGPIMRNKNGYRRYTEEDIDWIKVIIIIRKIGIPIKSLIGIQGTSMQERVDYLIDYRKTIQADINKLEQADKLLTTKIDYLQKNVLKG is encoded by the coding sequence ATGAATCAACAGACCTTTTCAGCAGAACAAGCTGCCCAATTAGTTGGTACATCAAAGGCAGCTTTACGTTTCTATGAACAAAATGAAATTATTGGCCCAATTATGCGCAATAAAAATGGCTATCGCCGCTATACAGAAGAGGATATCGACTGGATTAAAGTTATCATTATTATCCGAAAAATTGGTATTCCCATCAAAAGTTTGATTGGCATTCAGGGCACTAGTATGCAAGAACGAGTTGATTATTTAATAGATTATCGAAAAACAATTCAGGCTGATATAAACAAATTAGAACAAGCTGATAAATTGTTAACCACAAAAATAGATTACCTTCAAAAGAATGTATTAAAAGGATAG
- a CDS encoding SDR family NAD(P)-dependent oxidoreductase, which translates to MTNKVALIIGGNSGVGKKTAQDLTQKNYRILIVGRNEQKGKQVVQQLNQLNSNSQVFFLQADLSTKAAVNDLAKRLADLVDHIDVLVSSVGILEETQVLTEEGYDQNFVLNYLAHFWLINALLPLLKKSSQGRILLVGALPIIIRHLKVQVPQPVPSKEGYSGMVITGQALAGRLLLTKKLSKRLQDTKVTVNIFHPGNIPDSDYGSTSSSLFLNLMGSLLAKLSKKNRSIGAQQPILNLPKQVVNSLMNRVNLSHFRANFLKKWLINGGLLVKAYKSSYDKI; encoded by the coding sequence ATGACAAACAAAGTAGCATTAATTATTGGCGGAAATTCTGGCGTAGGGAAAAAGACTGCTCAAGATTTGACTCAAAAAAACTATCGAATTCTAATCGTGGGCCGAAATGAGCAAAAAGGGAAGCAAGTCGTTCAGCAGTTGAATCAACTCAATTCCAATTCACAAGTCTTTTTTCTGCAAGCTGATTTAAGTACTAAAGCTGCAGTTAATGATTTAGCTAAAAGACTTGCTGATCTGGTGGATCACATTGATGTACTCGTTAGTTCTGTGGGGATTTTGGAAGAGACGCAAGTGTTAACCGAAGAGGGATATGATCAAAATTTTGTTTTAAATTATTTAGCCCATTTTTGGTTAATAAACGCTTTATTACCATTATTAAAAAAATCTTCTCAAGGTCGGATACTATTGGTTGGAGCTTTGCCCATCATCATTCGCCATCTTAAAGTACAGGTACCGCAACCAGTTCCTAGTAAAGAAGGTTATAGTGGGATGGTGATTACCGGACAGGCACTGGCTGGTAGACTCTTACTAACAAAAAAATTATCCAAAAGATTGCAAGATACAAAAGTTACGGTAAATATCTTTCATCCGGGTAATATTCCAGACTCTGATTATGGTTCGACAAGCAGTAGTTTATTTCTGAATTTAATGGGTTCCTTGCTTGCTAAGTTATCGAAAAAAAATAGATCGATTGGTGCCCAACAACCGATCCTAAACTTGCCCAAACAAGTGGTCAATTCTTTAATGAATCGGGTAAATCTATCCCATTTCCGAGCCAATTTTCTGAAGAAATGGCTGATCAATGGTGGGCTGTTAGTCAAGGCTTATAAAAGCTCTTACGATAAAATATAG
- a CDS encoding VOC family protein — protein MKIEHVGLWVNNLEEMKAFYTKYFDVTSTELYHNPKTGFRSYFLNFEDGARLEIQHKEGLAAANNLAFGFAHLAIKVGEVADVDRMATQFINDGFEILNGPRWTGDGYYEAVVSDPEGNLLELTV, from the coding sequence ATGAAAATCGAACATGTCGGACTTTGGGTAAATAATTTAGAAGAAATGAAGGCTTTTTATACAAAATACTTTGATGTAACGTCAACTGAACTATATCATAACCCTAAAACAGGTTTCCGTTCTTATTTCTTAAACTTTGAAGATGGCGCGCGATTGGAAATCCAACATAAAGAAGGGCTTGCAGCAGCCAATAATTTGGCTTTCGGTTTTGCCCACCTAGCAATTAAAGTTGGTGAAGTTGCTGATGTTGATAGAATGGCCACTCAGTTTATCAACGATGGGTTCGAAATTCTAAATGGACCACGTTGGACTGGCGATGGCTACTATGAAGCAGTTGTCTCTGATCCAGAAGGGAATCTACTTGAGTTAACAGTTTGA